The window GGCGAGTGGTCGAACCAGGTGAGTTCATGCTCCGCGTCGGCCCCAGCTCACGGCGCGAGCAGCAGCTGAGCGCGGAATTCCACATACGGACCTGAAGCCCGTATCCGGACCTGAAGCCCGCATGCGGGCTTGAAGACCCCCGCCCCGCCGGCCCGCCGCCCCGCTAACCCGAAGGCCGGCGGGGCGGGTCCACTCTGAAGCACCGAAAGGCACGCGTGTGTCCACCACACCCCGCGATCCGCACCACCCCGTCGCGCACATGCGCCCGCCCCGCAACTGGATCAACGACCCCAACGGGCTGGTCTTCCACGACGGCTACTACCACGTGTGCTACCAGTACAACCCGTCCGGAGCGACCCACGCGAACATGCACTGGGGCCACTTCCGCAGCCCCGACCTGCTGACCTGGGAGCCGCTGCCGATCGCCCTGTCCCCGAACCCCGATGGCGTGGACGCCGACGGCTGCTTCTCCGGCAACGCCGTCTCCGACGGCGACCGGCTGGTCGCCTTCTACTCCGCGCACCGCGAGGACCGCTCGTTCCAGCACCAGCCGGTCACCTGCGCCATTTCCCACGACGGCGGCAACAGCTTCCGCCCGCGCGGCGAACTACTCATCCCCGAGCTGCCCGAGGGCTGCACCATGTACCGCGACCCGTACGTCTGGCAGGACGGCGACGGCTGGCGGATGCTGGTCGGCGCCGCCCTCGCGGACGGCCGCGCCGCCGCCCTTCTCTACGACTCACCCAACCTGGAGAACTGGGCCTACCGGGGGCCCTTCGCCACCCGCCATCCGGAGCCCATCGGTGGCACCGACCTGCTCACCGGGGAGGGCTGGGAATGCCCGCAATACCTCCCGGCAGCCGACGGACGCGGCGCCCTCCTCTTCAGCACCTGGACCGAACCCACCGGTCCGCAGAGCGTCGCGGCCCTGATCGGCGAAGAGCATGACGGCCACTTCAAGGCGGGCTCAGCGGTGCCCGCCGACCACGGCCCCGACTGCTACGCGCCCGCCCTGCTGCGCGGACCGGGAAACCGGTGGCTGTTGTGGGGCTGGTCATGGGAAGCCCGCGACGAAGTCTGGGCCGTCGCGGACGGATGGGCCGGGGTCCTCACCCTGCCCCGCGAGATCCATGTCGACGACGGCACGCTGCACCAGCAGCCCGCCACCGAACTGCTCGCCCTGCGCGGCGAGCACGCTGTCCACGCGGAGGGCGTGACCGACGGCCCGCAGCCGGTGGACCTCGGCAGCGTGGGCCGCGCCTTCGACCTGACGGCCCGCCTGGAGCAGACCGCCGGAAACGCCGGTCTGCGGCTGCTCACCACCCCGGACGGCTCCGAGTACCTCGACATCCGCCTCGATGCCGACGCGGGCGAACTGGTCGTCGACCGTGACCACGCCTCACTGGATACTCGGGCCCGCGGCGGCTCCTACCGGATGCCCTGCCCAACCGACCGGCCTGTCGACCTGCGCGTGATGGTCGACCACTCCATCGCCGAAATCTTCCTGACCACCACCGGCCAGGTCCTCACCCTGCGCTTCTACCCCACAGGGCAGAGCCCGTGGCGACTTCAGGCCCGCACCGCACCGGGTACGCGCCTCGGCTTCGCGGTCGACGCGTGGGAGCTGCACCCGCTCGTGATCAAGGAGCCGAGCACCGGCGCCGCAGAGCCGGCTCCGGCGTCGCCGTAGAACCGACTCCAACCGGTCGATCCCCCACCTCGGCAATGTGTCCCACCCGCTCTCCCAAGTACTGAACAAGCAGGTCCGAAGGAGGATCTTCCATGAGGTCATACGGTCTCGGACGACGCCAGTTCCTGGCCACCGCCGTTGGTGTCGCTGCCGCCTGGACCCAGGTTTCCGGGAACGCCATCGCCGCCCCGCAGCTGAAGCAAGCCTCACGTGACAATTCCGTCCGTGTGTGGCTGACGGACGTATCGGCCGACAAGTGGGTCGCCGGCCAGGACGATGTGCTGTTCAAGGCGAAGAGAACGGCCAACCCGCTGACGATCAAGATCGACGACAGCGTCAAGTACCAGAAGGTCCAAGGCTTCGGCGCGGCCATGACCGACTCCTCCGCCTGGCTCATCGACAAGCTGTCCCCTGCCGAGCGGACCAAGCTGATGAAGAAGCTGTTCGATCCCTCGAAGGGAATCGGCCTCAGCCTGCTCCGCTCCCCGATGGGCGCCACGGATTTCAACGCGTCCGGGAACTACTCCTACAACGACATGCCCGCCGGCCAATCGGACCCGACGCTGTCCAACTTCTCCATCCAGCACGACGTGCCGTACATCATGCCGGCCTTGCGGCAGGCCCTCTCACTCAACCCGTCCATCAAGATTATGGCCAACCCGTGGAGCCCGCCAGGCTGGATGAAGACCTCCGACTCCATGATCGGAGGCACCCTCAAGAGCGAGTACACCTCCGCGCTGGCCAACTACTTCGTCAAGTTCATACAGGCCTGTGGCGAAGCCGGCGTGCCCATCTCCTACATTTCCCCGCAGAACGAACCCATGGGTACTCCCACCTGGCCCGGAATGTTCCTGTCCGCGTACCAGGAAGCCGAGTTGATCCAGGAGATCGGCAAGGCGTTCGAAGCCAACGGAATCTCCACGAAGATCCTGGCCTGGGACCACAACTGGGACGTGCCCTCGTATCCGGAGACGATCTTCAGCGACCCCGCAGCCTCCAAGTACACCGCGGGAACCGGATGGCACATCTACAGCGGCAACCCGAACTACCAGACAGTGGTCCACAACGACTATCCGAGCAAGGAAACCTTCATCACAGAAGCCACCGGAGGCGTTTGGCAGGACAGCGACCAGACGGCGTTCAGCGAAGCGCTGGGAACGTGGATCATCAACGGAACGCGCAACTGGGCAAACGGGGTGATGCTGTGGAACATCGCACTCGACCCCGATCGGGGCCCGCTCAACAGCGACACGGCCGGTATACCCATGCTTCGGGGGTTGCTCACGATCGACCCGGCTGACGGGCGGGTGTCTTACAACGTGGACTACTACGCCCTCGCTCACGCCAGCAGGTTCGTCAGGCCCGGAGCACGCCGGATCTACTCGAACACCTTCGGGGAAGGCAGCATAGAGAACGTCGCGTTCCAGAACCCGGACGGATCGAAGGTCCTGATCGCGCACAACTCGGGGAGCGCCGCGAAGACCTTCAGCGTTGCGGACGGGACGCACTCGTTCGACTACACCCTGAACGCCGGCGACGCCGTCACCTTCACGTACTCCGGACCTGCACCGAGCGGGCGCACTCCCGCAGCGACCAAGGTCTTGGACCCGACACACGACTTCACGTTCAAGTCGGCATCCGGCCCGGTCACCGTCACGTACGACCCGGCACTGCTGCCCTACCAGAACTCCATCCGCACCGGAAACAAGCTGGTCACGTACTCCCTGCCGATCGGAGCTTCCGTCCAGACGACAGGAAGGGCACTGAGCCGTAGCAAGTGGACCGCCACGGCTTCGGCGCAGGCGGATTGGGGTGTGGCCGCGAACGCGATCGACGGCGATATCAACACCAGGTGGAGTCTGGGGCATGGGCCGACGAGCGGCGACTGGTTCCAGATCGATCTGGGGAGCCCTGCGAGCTTCGACAAAATCGTCCTCGACACCGGCGTAAACAATTCGTTCGACTACGTCACCAAGTATCAGATATACGTGTCGAACGATGGCGCCGATTGGGGCAGCGCGATCGCAAGTGGCAGCGGAGGCATAGGGAAGGTCGCCGTCACGCTGCCACCCCGGACGGCACAGTACATTCGCATCGTCAGTACCGCGGCATCCGGTTTCTGGTGGGCCATCGGTGACATCAATGTGTACGGGTCTGCGCGTGGAACCGGCTCGATCACAGCTCCGACAGCGGTATCAAACGGCCTCCAGCTGAAAACCTGGACCAGCAAGGAAGGGTCGCAGGTTACCGTAGTATTCAACGGGACCGCCGACAGCGAGAGTTTCAAGATATCCACCGACGGCTCGTACACATATACGCTGCCGAGCGGGACTTCAGCGATGTTCACCACCAGGAAGCTGCCGAGTTTCCCGACGCCGGTCTTCAGCAGTTTGGCGCCGGAACGAGGCATGCCGCGCTCCAAGTTCACGATTCGCGGTTCTGGTTTCGGTGATGCACAGGGGCTGGGTACGGTGTATTTCGGATCAAGTTATGCCGAAATAGACAGCTGGTCGGACACGAGCATCAGCGCCTACGTTCCGAAGGGACTTCCGGCGGGGAAGGTCACGGTTTCTGTGAAGGGAACCAGCGGAGTGGATGCAGGTGGATCTTCGTTCGACGTCATCGATCTAGGTCCTGCGCTGCCGCGGACGGGCTGGACCGCAAAGGCTTCGGACGCAAGTCAGTGGGATGCGCCCGGAAACATGCTGGACGGAAACTCTGACACTCGGTACAGCTCCGGAACAGGGCAGTACGACGGCCTCTGGATCCAAGTGGACATGGGGCAAACGCAGACTTTCAACAAGATTGTGTTGGATGTCGGCGGCAGTGTCAGCGACTATGCGCGGAGCGCAGAGGTATACGTATCTGCGGATGGAACCGACTGGACCAAGGTTTCTTCCGTAGCGGACGGCCAACGAGTCCACCTGGTTTCCTTCCCGACGCAGACAGCTCGCTACATCAAGGTCGTCAACACCGGCAATGTTGCGCGTAGCTGGTGGTCAGTCGCGGAATTCAACGTGTACAACTGACCTTGAGCTTTCACGTGGGATAAGGGCTGACCGTTCCCTCGACGCAGAGAAATTGCCTCCGGACAGCGGACAGGGATTGCTGATGTCTTGTCGCCGTAGTGGCTGAAGGCGCTCTTCAGATGAAGGGAGCGCTCGGCGGTGACTGCCTGGCCCCTGCAGGGATGCTTCGCGCGCAGCCGGCAGACAACGAAGCCGACCCTGCGCTCCGGCCTGCCGCTTCCGGCCCGGGCCGGAAGCGGCAGCGATGATGTGTGCAAGGTCAAGCCCGGCACAGCACTGCGGGTGCCCACAAGGCACCCGGTCAGCGACGAGCCCATCGCCGTGATCGACGGCACGGTCTGCATGTCATAGCACCGTGCCGTCCCGAACCGTCATCCTCGGCCGGACGCAGACAGGTGCTCCGGCCGAGGATGATCCGAAATGGTGGCCTCTGTCACCATCGGAGGCGGTGGCCGCAGATTGTTTGGCCTCTCATTCGGCTGGAAAGTGTGACGACCCACCAGACCGTTTGCGCTTCGGTGTGCTGTCGGCCACATTTAGGCAGGTCACGTGAGGTTCTCGGGGCTGAAACCTTGCCGACCGCCAGGTCGGCGCCTGGGTCGGAACTTCGCCCTGAGTATGGCCATCAAACGTCTTGCGAAGTGGCTTTGACCTGCGAACATTCTCCAGCTTAGGAGACGGCCGCGATATTCGGGACGCTACGCACCCGGAAAAGAGCAACGGTCAAAAGACCGTGTGTGTTTTGGCGTGTACGCAAAAACTCCTGACCTGTATTTCTGCAGGTCAGGAGCTGTTCCCGAAGTGCCCCCGGCAGGATTCGAACCTGCGCACACGGCTCCGGAGGCCGTTGCTCTATCCCCTGAGCTACGGGGGCGTGTCGGGCGCCTTGCTTGGCGGCGACGGGTAGAACCCTACCAGTTCCTCCGGGGTGTTCATGAACGGGTTTCCGGGGTGGTGGCACCGGGTGCGACCTGGGGTGGCTTGCCCGCAGGGGGTGGAAGTGGGGAAAACCCGGACGCGGTGGCCGGTCCGGACCTACTCTCGAGTTGTGCCAGGCGCGTCGGGCCGGGTGCTTGTTGTGGACGACAACAAGGTCATCCGGCAGCTGATCAGGGTCAATCTCGAACTGGAGGGGTTCGAGGTGGTGACCGCGGCCGATGGTGCCGAGTGTCTCGATGTCGTTCATCAGGTGCGGCCCGATGCGGTCACCCTCGACGTCGTCATGCCGCGGCTCGACGGGCTACGGACCGCCGCACGGCTGCGTGCCGACCCCCGTACCCGTGATCTTCCCCTCGCCATCGTCAGCGCCTGCACCCAGTACGAGGTCGACAGCGGCCTCGATGTCGGCGTCGACGCCTTCCTCGCCAAGCCCTTCGAGCCCACCGAACTCGTCAGCCTGGTACGGCAGTTGATCGAGCGGAAGCGGAGGGGGGAGCGGAGTCGGGAACGGCGGGGGAACCCCGAGGGTGGAGTCGAGGGCGCGGGTACCGACGAGATCGTGTTCGGGAGCGTCTTCGGGGCCGGAGAGGCCGCGGGTCGCGCCGGAGGCTGACACCCCCGTCGGTAGCACCGCGTCGGCGTCGCGGGCGTTGTCGAAAGCTCGGCCGCTCCGTCCGTGCCGCCCAGCCCTCCACGTCCGCCCGCGCCGCCGCGAGCCCGCCCCCCCCCGTGCCGCCCAGCCCTCCACGTCCGCCCGCGCCGCCCCGCAGCCCGCCCCCACCCCGTCCACATCCCGGGACCCCGCCCAAACCCATTCGCATACCCACCCCCCTCCTCCCCTACGCTTGTCCCGTGACCCCCGTCGAGCTCTCCCGTACCGTGCTGCGCGCGGTGCGTCGTGCTGTCGATGAGGGGGAGCTGCGCGTCAGCGTGCCGGAGCGGGTCGTGGTCAGCGCTCCCGGGCCCGGTGGCTGTGGTGACTACGCCACCAACATCGCCCTCCAGCTCGCCCGCCCGGCCGGGCAGCCGCCCCTGCGCGTCGCGGAGATCCTGCGGCCGCACCTCGCCGGTGTGGACGGCGTCGCCGACGTCGTCGTCACCGGGCCCGGCTTTCTCAACATCAGCCTCGGCGGCACCGCGCCCGTCGCCCTCGTCGAGGAGATCCTGCGGCGTGGCACCCGGTACGGGTACGCACACGGCCCCTCCGCGGACTTCGTGCCGCTGTGCTGTCCCCACGAGGTACGGGCCGTGGTCGTGATGGACGCCGTCGCCCGGATCCTGCGGTCCCAGGGCGCCCTCGTCCGCACCCGTTGCGAGGCCGCGCTCGAGCCGCAGTGGGCCGACATCCTGGGGGTGCGTGTCGACGCGCACGACGTGCACGGCACGCAGGACGCGCACGGCACGCAGGATTCGGCCGACCCGCCCCCCCACGTCGTGCGCCCCGTGCCGGCCCTCGTCGATCCTCTCCCGCTCGGCCGCGACGCCGCCCGCTGGGCCCTGCTCCACCCGGCCGCCCACGACCGGCCCCGTCTCACCGACGACCACCTCGTCCAGCGCGAGAGCAACCCCCTCTTCCGCGTCCGCTACGCCCACGCCCGCACCGGGGCCCTCGGCCGCAACGCCGCCGCCCTGGGATTCGACGCCGAACCAGGGGACGTACGACACGAAGTCACCGCCCTGCTCGCCGACCACCCCCGCGTCCTGGCCCAGGCGGCAGCGCACCGCGCCCCCGACCGTCTCGCCCGGCACCTCGTCACCGTCGCCGATGCCGTGCTGCCCCTCCTGCCCGCCGTCCTCCCCCGCGGTGCGGAGAAACCCTCGGCCACCCACCGTGCCCGGCTCGCCCTCGCCGAAGCCGCCGGGACGGTGCTGGCCGGTGGCCTGTCCCTGCTCGGCATCGACGCACCCGACCATCTCTGAGAGAGCCCACGCCAGTCATGAGCCGTTCCGCCCACCCCGCCGGGCCCCGCCACGCCGATGTCCTCCCCGAGGGGCACTACTCCGCCCCGCCCACCGACCTCAACGCCCTCGACCCGAAGGTGTGGGCCCAGACCGTCGCCCGCAACGCCGAGGGAGCTGTCACCGTCGGCGGCATCGACGTGAAGACCCTCGCCGAACAGCACGGCACCCCCGCCTACTTCCTCGACGAGGCCGACTTCCGGGCCCGGGCACGGGCCTGGCGCAGCGCCTTCGGGGCCGACGCCGACGTCTTCTACGCCGGCAAGGCGTTCCTGTCCCGTGCCGTCGTGCGGTGGCTGCACGAGGAAGGGCTCAACCTGGATGTGTGCTCCGGGGGCGAGCTCGCCACCGCCCTCTCCGCAGGCATGCCCGCCGACCGCATCGCCTTCCACGGCAACAACAAGTCCGTCGAAGAAATCACCCGGGCCGTCGACGCCGGTGTCGGACGCATCGTCCTCGACTCCTTCCAGGAGATCGTCCGCGTCGCCCACATCGCGCAGGAACTCGGCAAGCGACAGCGCGTCCAGATCCGGATCACCGTCGGCGTCGAGGCGCACACGCACGAGTTCATCGCCACCGCCCACGAGGACCAGAAGTTCGGCATTCCGCTCGCCGGGGGACAGGCCGCCGAGGCCGTCCGGCGGGCCCTGCAGCTCGACGGGCTGGAGCTCATCGGGATTCACAGCCACATCGGGTCGCAGATCTTCGACATGTCCGGCTTCGAGGTCGCCGCGCACCGCGTTGTCGGGCTGCTCAAGGACATCCGTGACGAGCACGGTGTCGAGCTTCCC of the Streptomyces sp. T12 genome contains:
- a CDS encoding GH32 C-terminal domain-containing protein; translation: MSTTPRDPHHPVAHMRPPRNWINDPNGLVFHDGYYHVCYQYNPSGATHANMHWGHFRSPDLLTWEPLPIALSPNPDGVDADGCFSGNAVSDGDRLVAFYSAHREDRSFQHQPVTCAISHDGGNSFRPRGELLIPELPEGCTMYRDPYVWQDGDGWRMLVGAALADGRAAALLYDSPNLENWAYRGPFATRHPEPIGGTDLLTGEGWECPQYLPAADGRGALLFSTWTEPTGPQSVAALIGEEHDGHFKAGSAVPADHGPDCYAPALLRGPGNRWLLWGWSWEARDEVWAVADGWAGVLTLPREIHVDDGTLHQQPATELLALRGEHAVHAEGVTDGPQPVDLGSVGRAFDLTARLEQTAGNAGLRLLTTPDGSEYLDIRLDADAGELVVDRDHASLDTRARGGSYRMPCPTDRPVDLRVMVDHSIAEIFLTTTGQVLTLRFYPTGQSPWRLQARTAPGTRLGFAVDAWELHPLVIKEPSTGAAEPAPASP
- a CDS encoding discoidin domain-containing protein; its protein translation is MRSYGLGRRQFLATAVGVAAAWTQVSGNAIAAPQLKQASRDNSVRVWLTDVSADKWVAGQDDVLFKAKRTANPLTIKIDDSVKYQKVQGFGAAMTDSSAWLIDKLSPAERTKLMKKLFDPSKGIGLSLLRSPMGATDFNASGNYSYNDMPAGQSDPTLSNFSIQHDVPYIMPALRQALSLNPSIKIMANPWSPPGWMKTSDSMIGGTLKSEYTSALANYFVKFIQACGEAGVPISYISPQNEPMGTPTWPGMFLSAYQEAELIQEIGKAFEANGISTKILAWDHNWDVPSYPETIFSDPAASKYTAGTGWHIYSGNPNYQTVVHNDYPSKETFITEATGGVWQDSDQTAFSEALGTWIINGTRNWANGVMLWNIALDPDRGPLNSDTAGIPMLRGLLTIDPADGRVSYNVDYYALAHASRFVRPGARRIYSNTFGEGSIENVAFQNPDGSKVLIAHNSGSAAKTFSVADGTHSFDYTLNAGDAVTFTYSGPAPSGRTPAATKVLDPTHDFTFKSASGPVTVTYDPALLPYQNSIRTGNKLVTYSLPIGASVQTTGRALSRSKWTATASAQADWGVAANAIDGDINTRWSLGHGPTSGDWFQIDLGSPASFDKIVLDTGVNNSFDYVTKYQIYVSNDGADWGSAIASGSGGIGKVAVTLPPRTAQYIRIVSTAASGFWWAIGDINVYGSARGTGSITAPTAVSNGLQLKTWTSKEGSQVTVVFNGTADSESFKISTDGSYTYTLPSGTSAMFTTRKLPSFPTPVFSSLAPERGMPRSKFTIRGSGFGDAQGLGTVYFGSSYAEIDSWSDTSISAYVPKGLPAGKVTVSVKGTSGVDAGGSSFDVIDLGPALPRTGWTAKASDASQWDAPGNMLDGNSDTRYSSGTGQYDGLWIQVDMGQTQTFNKIVLDVGGSVSDYARSAEVYVSADGTDWTKVSSVADGQRVHLVSFPTQTARYIKVVNTGNVARSWWSVAEFNVYN
- a CDS encoding response regulator, whose protein sequence is MLVVDDNKVIRQLIRVNLELEGFEVVTAADGAECLDVVHQVRPDAVTLDVVMPRLDGLRTAARLRADPRTRDLPLAIVSACTQYEVDSGLDVGVDAFLAKPFEPTELVSLVRQLIERKRRGERSRERRGNPEGGVEGAGTDEIVFGSVFGAGEAAGRAGG
- the nrtL gene encoding ArgS-related anticodon-binding protein NrtL yields the protein MTPVELSRTVLRAVRRAVDEGELRVSVPERVVVSAPGPGGCGDYATNIALQLARPAGQPPLRVAEILRPHLAGVDGVADVVVTGPGFLNISLGGTAPVALVEEILRRGTRYGYAHGPSADFVPLCCPHEVRAVVVMDAVARILRSQGALVRTRCEAALEPQWADILGVRVDAHDVHGTQDAHGTQDSADPPPHVVRPVPALVDPLPLGRDAARWALLHPAAHDRPRLTDDHLVQRESNPLFRVRYAHARTGALGRNAAALGFDAEPGDVRHEVTALLADHPRVLAQAAAHRAPDRLARHLVTVADAVLPLLPAVLPRGAEKPSATHRARLALAEAAGTVLAGGLSLLGIDAPDHL
- the lysA gene encoding diaminopimelate decarboxylase; protein product: MSRSAHPAGPRHADVLPEGHYSAPPTDLNALDPKVWAQTVARNAEGAVTVGGIDVKTLAEQHGTPAYFLDEADFRARARAWRSAFGADADVFYAGKAFLSRAVVRWLHEEGLNLDVCSGGELATALSAGMPADRIAFHGNNKSVEEITRAVDAGVGRIVLDSFQEIVRVAHIAQELGKRQRVQIRITVGVEAHTHEFIATAHEDQKFGIPLAGGQAAEAVRRALQLDGLELIGIHSHIGSQIFDMSGFEVAAHRVVGLLKDIRDEHGVELPEIDLGGGLGIAYTSDDDPREPHEIAKALTEIVTRECEGAKLRTPRISVEPGRAIVGPTAFTLYEVGTIKPLDGLRTYVSVDGGMSDNIRTALYDAEYSVALVSRTSDAEPMLARVVGKHCESGDIVVKDAFLPADLAPGDLIAVPATGAYCRSMASNYNHVLRPPVVAVNDGEARVIVRRETEEDLLRLDVG